One genomic window of Chanos chanos chromosome 13, fChaCha1.1, whole genome shotgun sequence includes the following:
- the angptl8 gene encoding uncharacterized protein angptl8, which yields MSAVFTMRRSLCLLCVALWLSGALAKPAKAPQTKGKPASVDDVNVLMYGVLQFSESLHHMYQTTEAKIARILRSIHKTESIVTRLGQDTEEAEQTNSQVKERLNLIKAQMAGLQAQAEQTKGIVIKAAEEGEDLKSKLTNLETNLKISPPNQIRALKEMTLRNSSVLKDLMKLTVEQKQTLENQNEQLAELQRKASLDLNSRPV from the exons ATGAGCGCTGTTTTTACGATGAGGAGAAGcttgtgtctgctgtgtgtggctctgtggttGTCGGGGGCTCTGGCCAAACCGGCCAAGGCGCCTCAGACGAAAGGGAAACCAGCCTCGGTGGACGACGTGAACGTGCTGATGTACGGCGTGCTGCAGTTTAGCGAATCCCTGCATCACATGTACCAGACCACAGAGGCCAAGATCGCCCGCATTCTCAGGTCCATTCACAAGACAGAGAGTATAGTGACAAGACTGGGTCAGGACACAGAGGAGGCTGAACAAACTAACAGCCAAGTTAAAGAGAGACTAAACCTCATAAAG GCCCAGATGGCAGGCCTCCAGGCCCAGGCTGAGCAGACCAAAGGGATAGTGATCAAAGCGGCAGAAGAAGGGGAGGACCTGAAGAGCAAACTAACTAATCTGGAGACAAACCTCAAGATCTCTCCACCCAATCAGATCAGAGCACTGAAG gaGATGACCCTGAGGAATTCCAGTGTTCTGAAGGATCTGATGAAACTGACGGTGGAGCAAAAGCAAACACTGGAGAACCAGAATGAGCAGTTAGCTGAGCTGCAGAGGAAAGCGAGTCTGGACCTGAATTCTCGGCCCGTGTGA